A genomic segment from Sorangium aterium encodes:
- a CDS encoding glutathione S-transferase family protein, which translates to MVKLWGHKNSSNVQKVLWALDELKLDFERIDAGGTFGRVKDADYLTLNPNGLVPTLEDGPLVLWESHAIVRYLFSRYGSAPLQPSDLADRARADAWTDWQFGTLWPPIRTLLVQLVRTPEERRDQAAIEAARKSTLAALGILDRQLSRHPWAAGEYFTFADIPLGVAAQRWYNLKTERPALQHVDAWYGRIKRRPGFERWVDLPLG; encoded by the coding sequence ATGGTGAAGCTCTGGGGTCACAAGAATTCTTCGAACGTGCAGAAGGTCCTCTGGGCGCTCGACGAGCTCAAGCTCGATTTCGAGCGCATCGACGCCGGCGGGACGTTCGGTCGCGTCAAGGACGCCGACTATCTCACCCTCAACCCGAACGGGCTGGTTCCGACGCTCGAGGACGGCCCGCTGGTGCTCTGGGAGTCGCACGCGATCGTGCGTTATCTGTTCTCGCGCTACGGGTCGGCGCCGCTCCAGCCGAGCGATCTCGCCGACAGGGCGCGCGCCGACGCCTGGACCGACTGGCAGTTCGGGACCCTGTGGCCCCCGATCCGGACGCTCCTGGTGCAGCTGGTGCGCACGCCCGAAGAGCGCCGCGATCAGGCCGCGATCGAGGCAGCGCGCAAGTCGACGCTCGCCGCGCTGGGGATCCTCGACAGGCAGCTGTCGCGGCACCCGTGGGCCGCGGGAGAGTACTTCACGTTCGCCGATATCCCGCTCGGGGTCGCGGCGCAGCGGTGGTACAACCTGAAGACCGAGCGGCCCGCGCTGCAGCACGTCGACGCGTGGTACGGCCGCATCAAGCGCCGGCCTGGGTTCGAGCGCTGGGTGGATCTGCCCCTGGGATGA
- a CDS encoding SIR2 family NAD-dependent protein deacylase produces MSETSRERFQSTLCRARKIAVLTGAGVSAESGIPTFRGAGGLWRRYEATSLASPEAWQRDPGLVWEFYNHRRERALGCAPNPGHHALAQLEARWREAGRVFTLITQNIDGLHEQAGSRSPVRLHGSLWQVRCLSCGSVTENRDVPITPAFAGSGSPDPEAPARRFTAAELPRCRCGGALRPHVVWFGEALQESDLAAAAAGVEGCDLLLVVGTSAVVYPAAGFVPMAKRHGALIAEVNVEPSAISGLCDVVFTGGSGAILPSLLDATPGRAP; encoded by the coding sequence ATGAGCGAAACGAGCCGTGAGCGCTTCCAATCGACCCTGTGCCGCGCCAGGAAGATCGCCGTCCTGACGGGCGCAGGCGTCTCGGCGGAGTCGGGCATCCCCACGTTCCGCGGCGCTGGGGGGCTGTGGCGGCGTTACGAGGCGACGAGCCTCGCCTCGCCCGAGGCGTGGCAGCGCGATCCGGGCCTCGTCTGGGAGTTCTACAACCACCGCCGGGAGCGCGCCCTCGGCTGCGCCCCGAACCCGGGCCATCACGCGCTGGCGCAGCTGGAGGCGCGGTGGCGGGAGGCCGGCAGGGTCTTCACCCTCATCACCCAGAACATCGACGGCCTGCACGAGCAGGCGGGGTCCCGGAGCCCGGTGCGCCTCCACGGCTCGCTGTGGCAGGTGCGCTGTCTCTCGTGCGGGAGCGTGACCGAGAACCGCGACGTGCCCATCACGCCTGCCTTCGCGGGCAGCGGCTCCCCCGATCCGGAGGCCCCCGCCCGCCGCTTCACGGCGGCGGAGCTGCCGCGCTGCCGCTGCGGCGGCGCCCTTCGCCCGCACGTGGTCTGGTTCGGCGAGGCCCTCCAGGAGAGCGATCTCGCCGCGGCGGCCGCCGGCGTCGAGGGCTGTGATCTCCTGCTCGTCGTCGGTACGTCGGCCGTTGTGTATCCCGCGGCCGGTTTCGTCCCCATGGCCAAGCGCCACGGCGCCCTCATCGCCGAGGTCAACGTCGAGCCGAGCGCGATCTCCGGCCTCTGCGATGTCGTGTTCACCGGCGGCTCCGGCGCGATCCTGCCCTCCCTGCTCGACGCCACGCCGGGCCGAGCGCCGTGA
- a CDS encoding GNAT family N-acetyltransferase: MLRAWRPEDSPLIRDAIDSSLAHLRPWMPWAVHEPSSVEATAALLEKFRDDFTAGRDFHYGIFTRDERAVLGGMGLHPRIGPGAIEIGYWLRETATRCGYATEAVARLTRIALEDLGLSRVEIRCDPRNTASAAVPRRLGYLHVATLEANALTPAGEPRDTMVWAQTAAELAGSSRGG, encoded by the coding sequence ATGCTGCGAGCGTGGCGACCCGAGGATTCACCTCTGATCAGGGATGCGATTGACTCCAGCCTTGCCCACCTGCGGCCCTGGATGCCGTGGGCTGTGCACGAGCCTTCTTCCGTGGAGGCGACCGCGGCGCTCTTGGAGAAGTTCCGGGACGACTTCACGGCAGGACGCGACTTTCATTATGGCATCTTCACGCGCGACGAGCGCGCCGTGCTCGGGGGTATGGGGCTCCATCCGCGGATCGGCCCGGGCGCGATCGAGATCGGCTACTGGCTCCGGGAAACCGCGACGCGCTGCGGTTACGCAACTGAGGCGGTGGCGCGCCTGACCCGGATCGCGCTCGAGGACCTCGGCCTGAGCCGCGTCGAGATCCGTTGCGATCCGCGGAACACCGCGAGCGCCGCCGTGCCCAGGCGGCTCGGGTATCTGCATGTGGCGACGCTCGAAGCGAACGCCCTGACGCCCGCGGGCGAGCCGCGCGACACGATGGTGTGGGCGCAGACGGCCGCGGAACTCGCGGGGTCGAGCCGGGGAGGCTGA
- a CDS encoding DUF378 domain-containing protein, whose amino-acid sequence MEQVNRGISGLTWVAIALVVIGAVNWGFVGLFEFDVVAGLFGRLSALSRIIYVLVGLAGLYLLYAAVQLGKRERVTTMP is encoded by the coding sequence ATGGAGCAGGTCAACCGTGGGATCTCAGGGCTAACGTGGGTGGCGATCGCGCTCGTCGTGATCGGCGCCGTCAACTGGGGGTTCGTTGGGCTGTTCGAGTTCGACGTGGTCGCCGGGCTGTTCGGCAGGCTCAGCGCGCTCAGCCGCATCATCTACGTGCTCGTCGGGCTCGCTGGGCTCTACCTGCTCTACGCTGCGGTCCAGCTCGGAAAGCGCGAACGGGTCACCACGATGCCCTGA
- a CDS encoding GNAT family N-acetyltransferase: MTPSITARPAKREDMPEVACFAADLVRLHHALDPHRFLCLEPLEPGYERWLTSELDNPSATIVVAEKGGAEPTLVGYAYGRREPRDWNSLLDACGALHDIYVAEPARRLGAGAILLEAVIARLHALGAPRVVLHTATQNAAAQRLFERFGFRRTMIEMTLEL, translated from the coding sequence ATGACCCCTTCCATCACAGCTCGCCCGGCCAAGCGCGAGGATATGCCCGAGGTGGCGTGCTTCGCGGCTGACCTCGTCCGCCTGCACCATGCCCTTGATCCACACCGCTTCCTGTGCCTGGAGCCGCTCGAGCCGGGCTACGAACGGTGGCTCACCAGCGAGCTCGACAACCCCAGCGCCACGATCGTCGTCGCCGAGAAGGGCGGCGCCGAGCCGACGCTGGTCGGCTACGCCTACGGCCGCCGGGAGCCGCGCGACTGGAATAGCCTCCTCGACGCCTGCGGCGCGCTCCACGATATTTACGTCGCCGAGCCCGCGCGCCGGCTCGGCGCAGGCGCCATCCTGCTCGAAGCCGTCATCGCGCGCCTCCACGCCCTGGGTGCGCCGCGCGTCGTGCTCCATACCGCGACGCAGAACGCCGCCGCGCAACGCCTGTTCGAGCGATTCGGCTTTCGCCGTACGATGATCGAGATGACGCTCGAGCTCTGA
- a CDS encoding alpha/beta fold hydrolase yields MSTVSLKEIAIDGRPASVHVGGQGEPLLLVHGAWGGAPMHWGPVWERFSERFRVIAPDLPGIGRTDTPGLGSLDAYARWLERLLDELGVSSAWCIGNSFGVSVVSSFATLFASRCRGLVFVNGVPIPPLPRFVGWLGARPLPRRVLRALMRKQTYSPGVLGRAYADPGRAPAALRDVLESANPPELEAVLDVAIQGGLRAPLSLNPLLVWGEADQLLGNSADDAKKLHASLPGSQLTFIPATGHMPQVENPEAFVDAVSRFIEARAAAARPRGFGGQASPGA; encoded by the coding sequence ATGAGCACGGTTTCGTTGAAGGAGATCGCGATCGACGGCCGCCCTGCCAGCGTCCACGTGGGCGGGCAGGGCGAGCCGCTGCTGCTGGTGCACGGCGCCTGGGGTGGGGCGCCGATGCACTGGGGGCCTGTCTGGGAGCGATTCTCGGAGCGCTTCCGGGTGATCGCGCCCGATCTGCCTGGCATCGGGCGCACGGACACCCCGGGGCTCGGCTCCCTGGACGCCTATGCGCGCTGGCTCGAGCGGCTCCTGGACGAGCTCGGTGTCTCGAGCGCGTGGTGCATCGGCAACTCCTTCGGCGTATCGGTCGTATCGAGCTTCGCTACCCTGTTCGCGTCCCGCTGCCGAGGGCTGGTGTTCGTCAACGGCGTTCCCATCCCCCCGCTGCCGCGCTTCGTCGGCTGGCTCGGAGCGCGGCCGCTGCCCCGCCGGGTGCTGCGCGCGTTGATGCGGAAGCAGACCTATAGCCCGGGGGTCCTGGGCCGCGCCTACGCCGATCCCGGCCGCGCCCCGGCTGCCCTGCGGGACGTCCTGGAGAGCGCCAATCCACCTGAGCTGGAGGCGGTGCTCGACGTCGCCATCCAGGGAGGTCTCCGGGCCCCGCTCAGCCTGAATCCCCTCCTCGTCTGGGGCGAGGCGGACCAGCTCCTCGGCAACAGCGCGGACGACGCGAAGAAGCTTCACGCTTCGCTGCCGGGGTCGCAGCTCACCTTCATCCCGGCGACAGGGCACATGCCGCAGGTGGAGAACCCCGAGGCGTTCGTCGACGCGGTGTCGCGGTTCATCGAGGCGCGCGCGGCCGCCGCCCGTCCGCGCGGCTTCGGCGGCCAGGCCAGCCCGGGAGCATGA
- a CDS encoding retropepsin-like aspartic protease has product MLVPRARRQLLAALSAAAAAGALAVAGCAEPAAVRAAPASPRSAASTGAGAGGASSPAGPAPAGAGAGPAAPAAGPERRASLQYQLNDRAFPSPLIDAVVAGQPAVLIVDTGASHHVLARWLADELALPLSTAGDVAVDHAGRPLAVSRLENASLALSGWGRVEVSALLVVRMPDVLQRIGIGGILAPQELAGPGRAVVLDLREGRMTEAPRDEAARTLRARFGEAAIVELARCGGPNQGSGLTARASVEGIDVTLKIDSGASQSSLFAVSPAGKRLSRRATGDRSAYAASGRHTVPVLSGARLRMAGFDAAADIDLLPGERQATCPSDGFAGMDVLRTCVLVLAEDGGVAACAPR; this is encoded by the coding sequence ATGCTCGTGCCGCGCGCTCGCAGGCAGCTCCTCGCCGCGCTCTCGGCCGCCGCCGCGGCCGGCGCGCTCGCGGTGGCCGGCTGCGCCGAGCCCGCCGCGGTCCGCGCCGCGCCGGCCTCGCCGCGCAGCGCGGCGTCGACCGGCGCCGGCGCTGGCGGCGCGTCCTCGCCCGCGGGCCCCGCGCCGGCAGGCGCGGGCGCGGGCCCGGCGGCGCCGGCGGCGGGCCCCGAGCGCCGGGCCAGCCTCCAGTACCAGCTCAACGATCGCGCGTTCCCCTCGCCGCTCATCGACGCCGTCGTGGCGGGCCAGCCGGCCGTGCTGATCGTCGACACCGGCGCCTCCCACCACGTCCTCGCCCGCTGGCTCGCCGACGAGCTCGCGCTGCCCCTCTCGACCGCAGGCGACGTCGCCGTCGACCACGCGGGCAGGCCCCTCGCGGTGTCCCGCCTTGAGAACGCCAGCCTCGCGCTCTCCGGGTGGGGCCGGGTCGAGGTCTCCGCGCTGCTCGTCGTCCGCATGCCCGACGTCCTGCAGCGCATCGGCATCGGCGGCATCCTCGCGCCTCAGGAGCTGGCGGGGCCGGGCCGCGCCGTCGTGCTCGACCTGCGCGAGGGCCGGATGACCGAAGCTCCGCGCGACGAGGCCGCACGCACGCTCCGGGCGCGGTTCGGCGAGGCCGCCATCGTGGAGCTCGCCCGCTGCGGCGGCCCGAACCAGGGCAGCGGGCTCACCGCAAGGGCGAGCGTCGAGGGAATCGACGTCACGCTGAAGATCGACTCGGGGGCGTCGCAGAGCTCGCTCTTCGCCGTCTCCCCCGCGGGGAAGCGGCTGTCGCGCCGGGCGACCGGCGACAGGAGCGCCTACGCCGCCTCAGGCAGGCACACTGTTCCCGTCCTTTCGGGCGCTCGCCTCCGGATGGCGGGGTTCGACGCCGCCGCGGATATCGATCTTCTGCCCGGCGAGCGGCAGGCGACCTGTCCGTCGGACGGATTTGCCGGCATGGATGTGCTCCGCACCTGTGTGCTGGTGCTCGCCGAGGACGGCGGCGTCGCGGCCTGCGCCCCGCGGTGA
- a CDS encoding ribokinase, translating to MGLLAICGSITADLIGYGPRLPRPGESVLGRRFLVAPGGKGANQAVAAARSGARVRLAGARGDDAHGELCAAALAADGVELSAVAVHRGATTGVALICVDEAGENQILAIPGANALVTPPSPCGASVWLCQGEIPAAAIDGVLAAARADGALSICNPSPVNAIDPELVGRFDLAVVNEIEHEALRGHLPERVVLTRGARGAVLLPSGEELPALPARAVDTTGAGDALTGVLAGGLASGMAIEATLRFAIAAAGISVEREGCQTSYPTRAEVERRLQRSTVP from the coding sequence ATGGGATTGCTCGCGATCTGCGGCTCGATCACCGCCGATCTCATCGGCTACGGCCCGCGGCTGCCGCGCCCCGGCGAGTCGGTGCTGGGCCGCCGCTTCCTCGTCGCGCCGGGCGGCAAGGGCGCGAACCAGGCGGTCGCGGCGGCGCGCTCCGGCGCGCGCGTGCGGCTCGCGGGCGCGCGCGGCGACGACGCCCACGGCGAGCTCTGCGCGGCCGCGCTCGCCGCCGACGGGGTGGAGCTCTCCGCCGTGGCGGTCCACCGCGGCGCGACGACGGGCGTGGCCCTGATCTGCGTCGACGAGGCCGGAGAGAACCAGATCCTCGCGATCCCCGGCGCCAACGCGCTCGTCACGCCGCCCTCGCCGTGCGGGGCATCGGTCTGGCTCTGCCAGGGCGAGATCCCGGCCGCTGCGATCGACGGCGTGCTGGCGGCGGCGCGGGCCGACGGCGCGCTGTCGATCTGCAATCCGTCGCCCGTCAACGCCATCGATCCCGAGCTCGTCGGCCGGTTCGATCTCGCCGTGGTCAACGAGATCGAGCACGAGGCGCTGCGCGGTCACCTGCCGGAGCGCGTGGTGCTCACGCGCGGCGCGCGCGGCGCGGTGCTGCTGCCGTCGGGCGAGGAGCTCCCCGCCCTGCCGGCCCGCGCTGTCGACACGACGGGCGCCGGGGACGCCCTCACGGGCGTGCTCGCCGGCGGGCTCGCCTCCGGGATGGCGATCGAGGCCACACTCCGGTTCGCGATCGCGGCGGCGGGCATCTCGGTCGAGCGCGAGGGGTGTCAGACATCGTATCCGACGCGCGCCGAGGTGGAGCGCCGCCTCCAGCGCTCCACGGTCCCGTGA
- a CDS encoding vWA domain-containing protein, producing the protein MRTRPLDLVAPALVTALLIGCGGSTPSPTAATASAAPTEAAAGRAMQPEFDAPQDEGRASTAKREEAEAAYPGAAPAEPAPPPALPVAAAPVAPSPASPMPTQSRATKAGAATGADARIQVTGGAPAPKKAPTPAATAVARPAPPPASVAVTAPEPQGSETYRDYGVNPVEDPAKDRLSTFAIDVDTASYAIARRKIMDGALPPYQAVRAEEFLNYFDYGYASPAAGPFAVHLAAAPSPFTAGHHLVRVAVQGKRVTAKERTPVHLVYLVDTSGSMQSPDKIELAKKSLKMLTDTLKPGDTVALCTYAGSVREVLAPTGIESKGKILAALDDLTAGGSTAMSSGIDLAYSLAERTLVKGHVNRVIVLSDGDANVGPTSHDEILKTIKRARDKGITLSTIGFGQGNYKDLMMEQLANQGDGNYAYIDSEAQARRVFSEQVGGMLQVIARDVKIQVEFDPSFVKSYRLIGYENRDVADRDFRNDKVDAGEIGAGHSVTAIYDVELKAPALKGEGAAPVVVRLRHKAPLGSNTAEETLVKMAPGAIAPTFDAAPADFRFASAVAGFAEVLRHSPHARSWRLADIEKIARAAASSKGDQQEFIGIIRRAGALASGKTTAVAVNAD; encoded by the coding sequence ATGCGCACCCGGCCCCTCGATCTCGTCGCCCCCGCCCTCGTCACCGCGCTGCTCATCGGCTGCGGTGGATCCACGCCTTCCCCCACGGCGGCGACCGCGTCGGCCGCGCCGACCGAGGCCGCCGCCGGGCGGGCCATGCAGCCGGAGTTCGACGCGCCGCAAGACGAGGGCCGCGCGTCCACCGCCAAGCGCGAGGAAGCCGAGGCGGCCTATCCTGGCGCGGCGCCCGCGGAGCCCGCGCCGCCGCCGGCCCTGCCCGTGGCGGCCGCCCCTGTGGCGCCCTCGCCGGCCTCGCCCATGCCGACGCAGTCGCGGGCGACCAAGGCGGGCGCCGCGACCGGGGCGGACGCGCGCATCCAGGTGACGGGCGGCGCGCCCGCGCCCAAGAAGGCGCCCACCCCGGCGGCGACGGCCGTGGCGCGCCCCGCGCCCCCGCCCGCGTCCGTCGCCGTCACGGCGCCCGAACCCCAGGGCAGCGAGACGTACCGGGACTACGGCGTCAACCCGGTCGAGGACCCCGCGAAGGACCGCCTCTCGACGTTCGCGATCGACGTGGACACGGCCTCTTACGCCATCGCGCGCCGCAAGATCATGGATGGCGCGCTGCCCCCGTATCAGGCCGTGCGCGCCGAGGAGTTCCTCAACTACTTCGATTACGGCTATGCCTCGCCCGCGGCAGGCCCGTTCGCCGTGCACCTCGCGGCCGCGCCCTCGCCGTTCACGGCGGGCCACCACCTCGTGCGCGTGGCGGTCCAGGGCAAGCGCGTGACGGCCAAGGAGCGGACCCCGGTGCACCTCGTGTACCTCGTCGACACCAGCGGCTCGATGCAGTCGCCGGACAAGATCGAGCTCGCGAAGAAGAGCCTGAAGATGCTCACCGACACCCTCAAGCCGGGGGACACCGTGGCGCTCTGCACCTATGCGGGCAGCGTGCGAGAGGTGCTCGCGCCGACCGGCATCGAGAGCAAGGGGAAGATCCTCGCGGCCCTCGACGACCTCACCGCGGGCGGCTCCACCGCCATGTCGAGCGGCATCGATCTCGCTTACAGCCTCGCCGAGCGGACGCTCGTGAAGGGGCACGTCAACCGCGTCATCGTGCTCTCCGACGGAGACGCGAACGTCGGCCCGACCTCCCACGACGAGATCCTGAAGACCATCAAGCGCGCGAGGGACAAGGGGATCACGCTGTCCACCATCGGCTTCGGCCAGGGCAACTACAAGGATCTCATGATGGAGCAGCTCGCCAACCAGGGCGACGGGAACTACGCCTATATCGACAGCGAGGCGCAGGCGCGGCGGGTCTTCTCGGAGCAGGTCGGCGGGATGCTCCAGGTCATCGCCCGCGACGTGAAGATCCAGGTCGAGTTCGACCCGAGCTTCGTCAAGAGCTACCGGCTCATCGGCTACGAGAACCGCGACGTGGCCGACCGGGATTTCCGGAACGACAAGGTGGACGCCGGCGAGATCGGCGCAGGGCACAGCGTGACGGCCATCTACGACGTCGAGCTCAAGGCCCCCGCGCTGAAGGGCGAGGGCGCGGCGCCGGTCGTCGTGCGCCTCCGCCACAAGGCGCCGCTCGGCTCGAACACGGCCGAGGAGACCCTGGTCAAGATGGCCCCGGGCGCCATCGCCCCCACCTTCGACGCGGCGCCGGCCGACTTCCGCTTCGCGTCCGCGGTGGCAGGGTTCGCGGAGGTCCTGCGCCACAGCCCGCACGCGCGCTCCTGGAGGCTCGCCGACATCGAGAAGATCGCGAGGGCCGCCGCGTCCAGCAAGGGCGATCAGCAGGAGTTCATCGGCATCATCCGCCGCGCCGGCGCGCTCGCCAGCGGCAAGACCACCGCCGTGGCCGTGAACGCCGACTGA
- a CDS encoding acyl-CoA dehydrogenase family protein: MATMSSASSAAPASLLDAARSLVPLVQEHPQRGERERRLPDPVARALRESGIFRMCRPRALGGLEVDPLTALQVIEELSRADGAAGWCAMICGTTGAFEAYIPAEGGKEMHASPDAVTAGVFAPSGRAVEVEGGYRVAGRWAMASACHHCDWLGGTAVVYDGSAPRMLPGGVPEAIVPMFRASECEILDTWSVSGLAGTGSHDFAVVDVFVPSSRCIRLPMTAPTHPGPLFVFPLFGFLASAVAATALGMARAAVDELTRLAATKRPSGMTTSLATRPSTALAVAEAEATLGAARAYLLEAVGAVWDAAVSGSSISLRERARVRLAATNAALGAARAVDLAFTAGGATALYAESPLQRSFRDVHAVTQHALVAPHTREVQGRVLLGLDTELPMF; this comes from the coding sequence ATGGCCACGATGTCCTCCGCGTCCTCCGCCGCGCCCGCGTCGCTCCTCGACGCCGCGCGCAGCCTCGTTCCGCTCGTCCAGGAGCACCCCCAGCGGGGAGAGCGGGAGCGCCGCCTGCCCGATCCGGTCGCGAGGGCGCTCCGGGAGTCGGGCATCTTCCGCATGTGTCGTCCGCGCGCGCTGGGCGGGCTCGAGGTCGATCCCCTCACGGCGCTGCAGGTCATCGAGGAGCTCTCGCGCGCCGACGGCGCCGCAGGGTGGTGCGCCATGATCTGCGGCACGACCGGCGCGTTCGAGGCGTACATCCCGGCGGAGGGGGGCAAAGAGATGCATGCGAGCCCGGACGCCGTGACGGCTGGGGTCTTCGCACCGAGCGGGCGCGCCGTCGAGGTCGAGGGAGGCTATCGGGTCGCCGGGAGGTGGGCGATGGCGAGCGCCTGTCATCATTGCGACTGGCTGGGCGGCACCGCGGTGGTCTACGACGGGTCGGCCCCGCGCATGCTGCCCGGGGGCGTCCCCGAGGCCATCGTGCCGATGTTCCGCGCCTCGGAGTGCGAGATCCTGGATACGTGGAGCGTCTCCGGCCTCGCCGGCACCGGGAGCCACGATTTCGCGGTCGTGGACGTCTTCGTGCCGAGCAGCCGGTGCATCCGACTCCCGATGACGGCGCCGACCCATCCAGGGCCTCTCTTCGTGTTCCCTCTCTTCGGCTTCCTCGCGAGCGCTGTCGCGGCGACCGCGCTCGGGATGGCGCGCGCGGCCGTCGATGAGCTGACCCGGCTCGCGGCGACCAAGCGGCCGAGCGGCATGACGACGTCGCTCGCGACGCGGCCCTCGACGGCGCTCGCCGTGGCCGAGGCCGAGGCCACGCTGGGCGCGGCCAGGGCCTACCTCCTCGAGGCCGTCGGCGCCGTCTGGGACGCCGCGGTCTCTGGCAGCTCGATCTCGCTGCGGGAGCGGGCGCGCGTCCGGCTCGCCGCGACGAACGCCGCCCTCGGCGCGGCGCGCGCCGTCGATCTGGCCTTCACGGCGGGCGGCGCCACGGCGCTCTACGCGGAGAGCCCTCTTCAACGCAGCTTCCGCGACGTGCACGCCGTCACGCAGCACGCCCTCGTCGCCCCGCACACGCGCGAGGTCCAGGGCCGTGTGCTCCTCGGGCTGGACACCGAGCTGCCGATGTTCTGA
- a CDS encoding isocitrate lyase/PEP mutase family protein, translating into MSPAQKLRDLLASPGLLVMPCCFDALSARLIEQAGFSLSFMSGFAVSAARLGAPDTGLISYGEMVDQARAICGAVSIPVLGDGDTGYGNAMNVKRTVRGYAQAGLACVMIEDQVAPKRCGHTRGKQVVPRDEAFTRVQAAVDARDEGAGVLIMARTDARQTHGFDEALTRARAFADLGADIVFLEAPESVEEMRTFCREVRAPTMANMVDHGRTPVLPPAELEAIGYKIAAYPLTLLSVAAAAMREALASLRAGRHPDPRMSFAALQEIVGFPEYYAEEERYAQPPGKG; encoded by the coding sequence GTGTCCCCCGCTCAGAAGCTCCGCGATCTGCTCGCCTCGCCCGGCCTCCTCGTCATGCCTTGCTGCTTCGACGCGCTGTCGGCGCGGCTGATCGAGCAGGCCGGCTTCTCCCTCTCGTTCATGAGCGGCTTCGCGGTCTCCGCCGCGCGCCTCGGCGCGCCCGACACGGGGCTCATCTCGTATGGTGAGATGGTCGATCAGGCGCGGGCGATCTGCGGCGCCGTGTCGATTCCGGTGCTCGGCGACGGCGACACGGGCTACGGCAATGCGATGAACGTGAAGCGCACGGTGCGCGGTTATGCGCAGGCCGGGCTGGCCTGCGTCATGATCGAGGACCAGGTCGCTCCGAAGCGCTGCGGCCACACGCGCGGCAAGCAGGTCGTGCCCCGCGACGAGGCGTTCACCCGCGTCCAGGCCGCCGTGGACGCGCGCGACGAGGGCGCCGGCGTGCTCATCATGGCCCGCACCGACGCCCGCCAGACGCACGGGTTCGATGAGGCGCTCACCCGCGCGCGGGCGTTCGCCGATCTCGGGGCAGACATCGTGTTCCTGGAGGCGCCCGAGAGCGTGGAGGAGATGCGAACGTTCTGCCGCGAGGTGCGCGCGCCGACCATGGCCAACATGGTGGATCACGGCAGGACGCCGGTGCTGCCGCCGGCCGAGCTCGAGGCGATCGGCTACAAGATCGCGGCCTATCCGCTCACCCTGCTCTCGGTCGCCGCCGCCGCCATGCGCGAGGCGCTCGCGTCCCTGCGCGCCGGCCGGCACCCCGATCCGCGGATGAGCTTCGCGGCGCTCCAGGAGATCGTGGGGTTCCCCGAGTACTATGCTGAAGAGGAGCGCTATGCGCAGCCGCCAGGGAAGGGGTGA
- a CDS encoding glutathione S-transferase family protein, with protein sequence MTKLRLYSAKACPFAHRTRLVLQEKAIDFELTEVDLQNKPRAFVDASLYGKVPAIEHEGHRIWESAIINEYIEEVFPEPRLLPREPGKRALARIWIDYSNTRLVPAFTQLLRAENRDQEAEGRKALGDVLAFIEREALARSSGQGPYWLGAEVSLVDLSFYPWFERLSAVGRLRDFSIPAELTRLRAWIEAVQARPAVRAIQNPVEFYVERFAKFVKPATTAA encoded by the coding sequence ATGACGAAGCTGCGACTCTACAGCGCGAAGGCGTGCCCCTTCGCCCACCGCACCCGGCTCGTTTTACAGGAGAAGGCGATCGACTTCGAGCTGACCGAGGTCGATCTGCAGAACAAGCCGCGGGCGTTCGTCGACGCCTCGCTCTACGGCAAGGTCCCGGCGATCGAGCACGAGGGCCACCGCATCTGGGAGTCGGCGATCATCAACGAGTACATCGAGGAGGTCTTCCCCGAGCCGCGGCTCCTGCCCAGGGAGCCGGGCAAGCGCGCCCTGGCGAGGATCTGGATCGATTACTCGAACACGCGCCTCGTGCCGGCGTTCACCCAGCTGCTCAGGGCCGAGAACCGGGACCAGGAGGCGGAGGGGCGCAAGGCGCTTGGCGACGTGCTCGCGTTCATCGAGCGGGAGGCGCTGGCGAGATCGTCCGGCCAAGGGCCCTACTGGCTCGGCGCCGAGGTCAGCCTCGTCGATCTCTCCTTCTATCCATGGTTCGAGCGGCTGTCGGCGGTCGGCCGCCTCCGCGACTTCTCCATCCCCGCGGAGCTCACGCGGCTCAGGGCGTGGATCGAGGCTGTGCAGGCGCGCCCCGCGGTGCGCGCCATCCAGAATCCGGTCGAGTTCTACGTGGAGCGCTTCGCGAAGTTCGTGAAGCCGGCGACGACGGCCGCCTGA